The Centroberyx gerrardi isolate f3 chromosome 19, fCenGer3.hap1.cur.20231027, whole genome shotgun sequence genome has a segment encoding these proteins:
- the LOC144542883 gene encoding uncharacterized protein LOC144542883 — MRSDCVVSVLSFLLSMATVMVVFGQHQQWILMTGQSVELDMQIEKVNAALEDRRFLKDLVQKQLEERKKMVVDLETEMANLAQDEQKKKADNEACQAEKKTKDEELAGKQKEKADTEAALKTETDAWNETIGALTKQIEQHSKVCEFVKDDPMARKLCDK; from the exons ATGAGAAGTGACTGTGTAGTCAGCGTCCTGTCCTTCCTGTTGTCGATGGCAACGGTTATGGTTGTCTTCGGCCAGCATCAACAGTGGATCTTGATGACTGGGCAGTCCGTAGAGCTGGACATGCAGATCGAGAAGGTCAATGCTGCACTGGAGGACAGACGCTTCCTGAAAGACTTGGTGCAAAAGCAGCTGGAGGAGCGGAAGAAGATGGTGGTGGACCTGGAGACCGAGATGGCCAACCTGGCTCAAGatgagcagaagaagaaagctgATAACGAAGCCTGCCAAGCAGAAAAG AAAACAAAGGATGAAGAGCTGGCAGGCAAGCAGAAGGAAAAGGCGGACACTGAAG cTGCATTAAAGACAGAGACTGACGCTTGGAATGAGACGATTGGTGCTCTAACAAAGCAGATTGAGCAGCACAGTAAAGTATGTGAATTTGTGAAGGACGACCCGATGGCACG GAAATTGTGTGACAAATAA